One genomic window of Salvia miltiorrhiza cultivar Shanhuang (shh) chromosome 4, IMPLAD_Smil_shh, whole genome shotgun sequence includes the following:
- the LOC131020032 gene encoding inactive receptor-like serine/threonine-protein kinase At2g40270 isoform X3 — translation MKMEQFFRAKSLLLEALLLCCLHLLNLNSCFSLNDEGVALLRLRNRVASDPEGALSNWIDKNGVETPCCWFGVECSKGHVVALNLKDLRLSGTLPPEMGNLLHANYIILRNNSFSGVIPEEMANLRQLRVLDLRHNNFSGHLHNYFSPPIVLLDNDQLLSTTTTSSTSQLVISRSSEKTGNVGRRKLRQDSPSVQMEKLFWFPPPSPESTLPPPNPVPAPETAPAPLPPATKPSSPSPSPSSSSPPSPVTSISPSHPPGQAASSSGHHHHRLLIVSAAAGGPLLLLLIIGIYFWRSGKVSTVKPWATGLSGQLQRAFITGVPRLKRYEVEAACEDFSNVIGSASLCSLYKGTLSSGVEIAVASIAVGSSKQWSTSMEAHFRNKIDTLSKVNHKNFASLLGYCVEEQPFTRMMVFEYAPNGTLFEHLHIREAEHLEWATRMRIAMGMAYCLDHMHQMLPPFIHRNFKSSAVYLTEDYAAKVSDFAFSDDETRSARADAQSNVYSFGVVLYEMITGKLPYTAGSDSPQHWASDYLSGLQCLREMVDPTLETYGRDELQRIGGVITSCTEPEPRRRPTMKEVCAQLREITGIEPEVAVPRLSPLWWAELEILST, via the exons ATGAAAATGGAGCAGTTTTTCCGAGCTAAAAGTCTTCTGTTGGAGGCGTTACTCTTGTGCTGCCTTCACCTGCTCAATCTGAATTCTTGCTTCTCTCTCAATGATGAag GCGTGGCTTTGCTGAGGCTTAGGAACAGAGTGGCAAGCGATCCAGAAGGGGCTCTGTCGAATTGGATTGATAAAAATGGAGTGGAAACCCCGTGTTGTTGGTTTGGAGTTGAGTGCTCAAAAGGCCATGTTGTAGCCTT GAACCTCAAAGATCTGCGTCTGAGTGGTACTCTGCCTCCTGAGATGGGCAACCTCCTTCACGCCAACTATAT AATTCTGCGCAACAATTCCTTTTCTGGTGTAATCCCTGAAGAGATGGCGAATTTGAGACAACTACGAGTTTTAGACCTCCGACATAACAACTTCAGCGGACACCTTCACAACTATTTCTCACCACCAATCGT TTTACTTGACAACGACCAGCTGCTTAGCACCACAACCACTTCATCTACCAGCCAACTAGTAATTTCccg GAGCTCAGAGAAAACTGGCAATGTTGGCCGACGAAAACTGAGACAAGATTCTCCTTCTGTGCAAATGGAAAAGTTGTTTTGGTTTCCTCCTCCAAGTCCGGAATCCACATTGCCACCACCTAATCCGGTGCCAGCTCCAGAGACGGCTCCTGCTCCTTTGCCGCCAGCAACGAAGCCTTCATCACCTTCACcttcgccttcttcttcttctcctccgtCTCCGGTTACATCTATTTCACCGTCTCATCCGCCTGGCCAAGCTGCATCTTCTAGTgggcatcatcatcatcggcttCTGATAGTCTCTGCTGCAGCTGGAGGCCCTTTGTTGCTTCTCTTGATAATCGGTATCTACTTTTGGCGAAGTGGTAAGGTTTCTACTGTCAAGCCCTGGGCTACAGGATTAAGTGGACAACTTCAGAGAGCTTTTATAACTG GTGTCCCGAGGCTTAAGAGATATGAAGTGGAGGCGGCGTGTGAAGATTTCAGCAATGTGATTGGGTCGGCATCTTTATGTAGTTTATATAAGGGTACTTTGTCAAGTGGAGTTGAGATAGCAGTCGCCTCCATTGCAGTCGGATCATCAAAGCAATGGTCCACCTCCATGGAAGCCCACTTCAGGAACAAG ATCGACACATTATCAAAAGTGAATCACAAGAATTTTGCTAGCTTACTGGGATACTGTGTGGAAGAGCAGCCTTTCACTAGAATGATGGTTTTCGAGTATGCTCCAAATGGAACACTCTTTGAGCACTTGCACA TAAGAGAAGCCGAGCACTTGGAGTGGGCAACTCGAATGAGGATAGCAATGGGCATGGCCTACTGCCTCGACCACATGCACCAAATGCTTCCACCATTCATCCACAGAAACTTCAAGTCCTCAGCCGTGTATCTCACCGAAGACTACGCCGCAAAAGTGTCCGATTTCGCCTTCTCAGACGACGAGACCAGATCTGCACGAGCAGACGCGCAGAGCAACGTGTACAGCTTCGGCGTGGTGCTCTACGAGATGATCACCGGCAAGCTCCCATACACGGCGGGCAGTGATTCTCCCCAACACTGGGCGTCGGATTATCTCAGTGGGCTGCAATGTCTAAGAGAGATGGTCGACCCCACTCTCGAGACGTATGGAAGAGATGAGCTTCAACGGATTGGTGGCGTGATAACATCGTGTACGGAGCCGGAGCCCAGGCGGAGGCCCACTATGAAGGAGGTTTGCGCGCAGCTGAGGGAGATCACGGGGATAGAGCCCGAGGTGGCCGTGCCGAGGTTGTCGCCCCTTTGGTGGGCGGAGCTCGAGATTCTATCCACTTGA
- the LOC131020032 gene encoding inactive receptor-like serine/threonine-protein kinase At2g40270 isoform X1: MKMEQFFRAKSLLLEALLLCCLHLLNLNSCFSLNDEGVALLRLRNRVASDPEGALSNWIDKNGVETPCCWFGVECSKGHVVALNLKDLRLSGTLPPEMGNLLHANYIILRNNSFSGVIPEEMANLRQLRVLDLRHNNFSGHLHNYFSPPIVLLDNDQLLSTTTTSSTSQLVISRRSSEKTGNVGRRKLRQDSPSVQMEKLFWFPPPSPESTLPPPNPVPAPETAPAPLPPATKPSSPSPSPSSSSPPSPVTSISPSHPPGQAASSSGHHHHRLLIVSAAAGGPLLLLLIIGIYFWRSGKVSTVKPWATGLSGQLQRAFITGVPRLKRYEVEAACEDFSNVIGSASLCSLYKGTLSSGVEIAVASIAVGSSKQWSTSMEAHFRNKIDTLSKVNHKNFASLLGYCVEEQPFTRMMVFEYAPNGTLFEHLHIREAEHLEWATRMRIAMGMAYCLDHMHQMLPPFIHRNFKSSAVYLTEDYAAKVSDFAFSDDETRSARADAQSNVYSFGVVLYEMITGKLPYTAGSDSPQHWASDYLSGLQCLREMVDPTLETYGRDELQRIGGVITSCTEPEPRRRPTMKEVCAQLREITGIEPEVAVPRLSPLWWAELEILST; the protein is encoded by the exons ATGAAAATGGAGCAGTTTTTCCGAGCTAAAAGTCTTCTGTTGGAGGCGTTACTCTTGTGCTGCCTTCACCTGCTCAATCTGAATTCTTGCTTCTCTCTCAATGATGAag GCGTGGCTTTGCTGAGGCTTAGGAACAGAGTGGCAAGCGATCCAGAAGGGGCTCTGTCGAATTGGATTGATAAAAATGGAGTGGAAACCCCGTGTTGTTGGTTTGGAGTTGAGTGCTCAAAAGGCCATGTTGTAGCCTT GAACCTCAAAGATCTGCGTCTGAGTGGTACTCTGCCTCCTGAGATGGGCAACCTCCTTCACGCCAACTATAT AATTCTGCGCAACAATTCCTTTTCTGGTGTAATCCCTGAAGAGATGGCGAATTTGAGACAACTACGAGTTTTAGACCTCCGACATAACAACTTCAGCGGACACCTTCACAACTATTTCTCACCACCAATCGT TTTACTTGACAACGACCAGCTGCTTAGCACCACAACCACTTCATCTACCAGCCAACTAGTAATTTCccg CAGGAGCTCAGAGAAAACTGGCAATGTTGGCCGACGAAAACTGAGACAAGATTCTCCTTCTGTGCAAATGGAAAAGTTGTTTTGGTTTCCTCCTCCAAGTCCGGAATCCACATTGCCACCACCTAATCCGGTGCCAGCTCCAGAGACGGCTCCTGCTCCTTTGCCGCCAGCAACGAAGCCTTCATCACCTTCACcttcgccttcttcttcttctcctccgtCTCCGGTTACATCTATTTCACCGTCTCATCCGCCTGGCCAAGCTGCATCTTCTAGTgggcatcatcatcatcggcttCTGATAGTCTCTGCTGCAGCTGGAGGCCCTTTGTTGCTTCTCTTGATAATCGGTATCTACTTTTGGCGAAGTGGTAAGGTTTCTACTGTCAAGCCCTGGGCTACAGGATTAAGTGGACAACTTCAGAGAGCTTTTATAACTG GTGTCCCGAGGCTTAAGAGATATGAAGTGGAGGCGGCGTGTGAAGATTTCAGCAATGTGATTGGGTCGGCATCTTTATGTAGTTTATATAAGGGTACTTTGTCAAGTGGAGTTGAGATAGCAGTCGCCTCCATTGCAGTCGGATCATCAAAGCAATGGTCCACCTCCATGGAAGCCCACTTCAGGAACAAG ATCGACACATTATCAAAAGTGAATCACAAGAATTTTGCTAGCTTACTGGGATACTGTGTGGAAGAGCAGCCTTTCACTAGAATGATGGTTTTCGAGTATGCTCCAAATGGAACACTCTTTGAGCACTTGCACA TAAGAGAAGCCGAGCACTTGGAGTGGGCAACTCGAATGAGGATAGCAATGGGCATGGCCTACTGCCTCGACCACATGCACCAAATGCTTCCACCATTCATCCACAGAAACTTCAAGTCCTCAGCCGTGTATCTCACCGAAGACTACGCCGCAAAAGTGTCCGATTTCGCCTTCTCAGACGACGAGACCAGATCTGCACGAGCAGACGCGCAGAGCAACGTGTACAGCTTCGGCGTGGTGCTCTACGAGATGATCACCGGCAAGCTCCCATACACGGCGGGCAGTGATTCTCCCCAACACTGGGCGTCGGATTATCTCAGTGGGCTGCAATGTCTAAGAGAGATGGTCGACCCCACTCTCGAGACGTATGGAAGAGATGAGCTTCAACGGATTGGTGGCGTGATAACATCGTGTACGGAGCCGGAGCCCAGGCGGAGGCCCACTATGAAGGAGGTTTGCGCGCAGCTGAGGGAGATCACGGGGATAGAGCCCGAGGTGGCCGTGCCGAGGTTGTCGCCCCTTTGGTGGGCGGAGCTCGAGATTCTATCCACTTGA
- the LOC131020032 gene encoding inactive receptor-like serine/threonine-protein kinase At2g40270 isoform X2 yields MEQFFRAKSLLLEALLLCCLHLLNLNSCFSLNDEGVALLRLRNRVASDPEGALSNWIDKNGVETPCCWFGVECSKGHVVALNLKDLRLSGTLPPEMGNLLHANYIILRNNSFSGVIPEEMANLRQLRVLDLRHNNFSGHLHNYFSPPIVLLDNDQLLSTTTTSSTSQLVISRRSSEKTGNVGRRKLRQDSPSVQMEKLFWFPPPSPESTLPPPNPVPAPETAPAPLPPATKPSSPSPSPSSSSPPSPVTSISPSHPPGQAASSSGHHHHRLLIVSAAAGGPLLLLLIIGIYFWRSGKVSTVKPWATGLSGQLQRAFITGVPRLKRYEVEAACEDFSNVIGSASLCSLYKGTLSSGVEIAVASIAVGSSKQWSTSMEAHFRNKIDTLSKVNHKNFASLLGYCVEEQPFTRMMVFEYAPNGTLFEHLHIREAEHLEWATRMRIAMGMAYCLDHMHQMLPPFIHRNFKSSAVYLTEDYAAKVSDFAFSDDETRSARADAQSNVYSFGVVLYEMITGKLPYTAGSDSPQHWASDYLSGLQCLREMVDPTLETYGRDELQRIGGVITSCTEPEPRRRPTMKEVCAQLREITGIEPEVAVPRLSPLWWAELEILST; encoded by the exons A TGGAGCAGTTTTTCCGAGCTAAAAGTCTTCTGTTGGAGGCGTTACTCTTGTGCTGCCTTCACCTGCTCAATCTGAATTCTTGCTTCTCTCTCAATGATGAag GCGTGGCTTTGCTGAGGCTTAGGAACAGAGTGGCAAGCGATCCAGAAGGGGCTCTGTCGAATTGGATTGATAAAAATGGAGTGGAAACCCCGTGTTGTTGGTTTGGAGTTGAGTGCTCAAAAGGCCATGTTGTAGCCTT GAACCTCAAAGATCTGCGTCTGAGTGGTACTCTGCCTCCTGAGATGGGCAACCTCCTTCACGCCAACTATAT AATTCTGCGCAACAATTCCTTTTCTGGTGTAATCCCTGAAGAGATGGCGAATTTGAGACAACTACGAGTTTTAGACCTCCGACATAACAACTTCAGCGGACACCTTCACAACTATTTCTCACCACCAATCGT TTTACTTGACAACGACCAGCTGCTTAGCACCACAACCACTTCATCTACCAGCCAACTAGTAATTTCccg CAGGAGCTCAGAGAAAACTGGCAATGTTGGCCGACGAAAACTGAGACAAGATTCTCCTTCTGTGCAAATGGAAAAGTTGTTTTGGTTTCCTCCTCCAAGTCCGGAATCCACATTGCCACCACCTAATCCGGTGCCAGCTCCAGAGACGGCTCCTGCTCCTTTGCCGCCAGCAACGAAGCCTTCATCACCTTCACcttcgccttcttcttcttctcctccgtCTCCGGTTACATCTATTTCACCGTCTCATCCGCCTGGCCAAGCTGCATCTTCTAGTgggcatcatcatcatcggcttCTGATAGTCTCTGCTGCAGCTGGAGGCCCTTTGTTGCTTCTCTTGATAATCGGTATCTACTTTTGGCGAAGTGGTAAGGTTTCTACTGTCAAGCCCTGGGCTACAGGATTAAGTGGACAACTTCAGAGAGCTTTTATAACTG GTGTCCCGAGGCTTAAGAGATATGAAGTGGAGGCGGCGTGTGAAGATTTCAGCAATGTGATTGGGTCGGCATCTTTATGTAGTTTATATAAGGGTACTTTGTCAAGTGGAGTTGAGATAGCAGTCGCCTCCATTGCAGTCGGATCATCAAAGCAATGGTCCACCTCCATGGAAGCCCACTTCAGGAACAAG ATCGACACATTATCAAAAGTGAATCACAAGAATTTTGCTAGCTTACTGGGATACTGTGTGGAAGAGCAGCCTTTCACTAGAATGATGGTTTTCGAGTATGCTCCAAATGGAACACTCTTTGAGCACTTGCACA TAAGAGAAGCCGAGCACTTGGAGTGGGCAACTCGAATGAGGATAGCAATGGGCATGGCCTACTGCCTCGACCACATGCACCAAATGCTTCCACCATTCATCCACAGAAACTTCAAGTCCTCAGCCGTGTATCTCACCGAAGACTACGCCGCAAAAGTGTCCGATTTCGCCTTCTCAGACGACGAGACCAGATCTGCACGAGCAGACGCGCAGAGCAACGTGTACAGCTTCGGCGTGGTGCTCTACGAGATGATCACCGGCAAGCTCCCATACACGGCGGGCAGTGATTCTCCCCAACACTGGGCGTCGGATTATCTCAGTGGGCTGCAATGTCTAAGAGAGATGGTCGACCCCACTCTCGAGACGTATGGAAGAGATGAGCTTCAACGGATTGGTGGCGTGATAACATCGTGTACGGAGCCGGAGCCCAGGCGGAGGCCCACTATGAAGGAGGTTTGCGCGCAGCTGAGGGAGATCACGGGGATAGAGCCCGAGGTGGCCGTGCCGAGGTTGTCGCCCCTTTGGTGGGCGGAGCTCGAGATTCTATCCACTTGA
- the LOC131020031 gene encoding uncharacterized protein LOC131020031 translates to MEAQPEPPASDPEDLEEFEDVFDDFDFEDDEREDFESTIPMPRDAATIEALIRQLSAEERVVVRVNDVIIKGNTRTYYSLIAAEVEPLFTEATSFRQLLRAAAAANARLKQLGLFDSVTITLGAGPPGFPVTVDVVIEVSEAKNRLTGDLGIYFEPEARSHSVEGSLKLKNLYGLGDLWVGSVAYGLGQMSEISMGLSLPTFTGLATPLSARMSLLSLDGLKFSSHRKQVLGLSLGLFSIGNHDVSYNLSWRSLADPSEDSQMPSETLMSRKLGHSLFSALNYAYKIDRRDSAMRPTRGHAFVSTTQIGGLFPDIRSLRLIRQEFDLRYAIPLGIYGAAFNFGISGGMIFPWGSASLNKSSYLHERFYMGYNSSPVCSLRGPTSVLGFKARGLGPAEHRKLVGNNSSDGNAKISEKHYIGGDLAVTAFADFSFNLPSRVLQEVGIHGHVFACTGSLNKLPENAYKEFSFQKFRDSFRSWAGFGIIIPTKLFRMEVNYCHILKQHEHDRAKMGLQFSFSRLQ, encoded by the exons ATGGAAGCTCAGCCGGAACCACCGGCTTCCGACCCCGAAGATCTCGAAGAATTTGAGGATGTGTTCGATGACTTCGACTTCGAAGATGATGAGCGAGAAGACTTTGAATCCACGATTCCGATGCCCAGAGACGCCGCTACGATAGAGGCTCTAATTCGGCAGCTGTCGGCGGAGGAGAGGGTGGTGGTGCGGGTGAATGACGTTATcatcaagggcaacaccaggaCCTATTACTCCTTGATTGCGGCCGAGGTGGAGCCGCTCTTCACGGAGGCCACTAGCTTCCGGCAGCTGCTGCGCGCCGCCGCAGCCGCCAACGCGAGGTTGAAGCAACTCGGTCTTTTTGATTCGGTTACCATTACTCTCGGTGCCGGCCCTCCGGGGTTCCCGGTGACCGTTGATGTTGTCATTGAGGTTTCTGAGGCGAAGAACCGGCTCACCGGAGATCTAGGGATTTATTTTGAACCTGAG GCTAGATCACACTCTGTAGAAGGGTCACTGAAACTGAAAAACTTGTATGGTCTTGGAGATCTATGGGTTGGTTCGGTGGCTTATGGCTTGGGTCAAATGTCAGAGATTAGTATGGGGCTGTCTCTTCCCACATTTACTGGGTTGGCAACACCCTTGTCGGCTAGAATGTCCCTGCTTTCCCTAGATGGGCTTAAATTCTCTTCCCATAGAAAGCAAGTGCTAGGTCTCTCGCTTGGTCTATTTTCAATTGGCAATCATGACGTGTCTTATAATCTCTCTTGGCGAAGTTTAGCTGATCCATCAGAGGACTCACAAATGCCTTCTGAGACCTTGATGAGCAGGAAGCTTGGACATAGTTTATTCTCGGCTTTGAATTATGCTTATAAAATTGATCGAAGGGATTCAGCTATGAGGCCAACTCGAGGGCATGCTTTTGTTTCCACTACTCAAATTGGTGGTCTTTTCCCTGATATTCGGAGCTTACGTCTTATTCGTCAG GAATTTGACCTTCGTTATGCTATCCCTTTGGGAATCTATGGGGCTGCATTCAATTTCGGAATTTCAGGTGGTATGATATTCCCATGGGGGAGTGCATCCTTGAATAAATCCTCATATTTGCATGAGAGGTTCTACATGGGTTATAATTCTTCTCCCGTTTGCTCCTTGAGAGGACCAACATCCGTTTTAGGTTTCAAGGCTAGAGGGCTAGGCCCTGCTGAGCATAGGAAACTCGTCGGCAATAATTCTAGTGATGGAAACGCTAAAATTTCTGAAAAACATTATATAGGTGGAGACCTTGCTGTGACTGCTTTTGCTGACTTTTCTTTCAATCTACCTTCAAGAGTTCTCCAGGAAGTCGGTATCCATGGACACGTATTCGCTTGCACTGGTAGCCTGAATAAGTTACCTGAGAATGCATACAAAGAGTTCTCTTTCCAGAAATTCCGTGACTCTTTCCGAAGCTGGGCGGGATTTGGAATCATCATACCAACGAAGCTATTTCGTATGGAG GTCAACTACTGTCACATTTTGAAACAACATGAGCATGATCGTGCAAAGATGGGTTTACAGTTTAGCTTCTCACGTCTGCAATAA